The genomic DNA CATGAGTACCAACATATTCTTTTAAATTCGTAATCATTTCTTCAAAGTTAGTTGTAACCGGGTAACGTACATTTAATCCTAAATTACCACCGTTCTCTTTCGTATAAGAAAGGCGACCGACATTCACTGTTAACGGACCGCTAATATCATCTTTATAAGAAATACCAGCTTTCTCTCCTAAAATATCTCCTGTAAATGTTTCTGTTACAAACGATGCAAACGAAGCACCTTTTCCATCAAGAGCAACTTTCGTTAAGAAGTTTGCCAGTAATAAACCTGCATTCTCACCCTTCTCCGGAGTAGATCCGTGAGCAGAAATCCCTTTAATTTGCAATGTTACTGTATTACCTTCTACAATTGCTTCACCTATTTTTTTAGCAGTTTGTAAATACTCTTCATATGCTATTGTAAGTGCATTTACATCTTCTCCTGTAATAATCGCTTCTGCAAAATCAGGAACCATATTTAAACGGCGACCTGATTCAAATGAAACAAGTTCATATGTACCTTTCTTCTCTTCACTATCATTTTGCACAACTTGTATATCAGAAATTCCTTTTTCTGCATTAATAATTGGAAAGTCCGCGTCTGGCGCAAAACCGATTGTTGGCATTTCTTCGTTTTTAAAGTAATGATCTACACATTTCCAATTGCTTTCCTCATCTGTTCCTAAAATCATACGAACACGTTTTGAAAGAGGTAAACCTAATTCT from Bacillus basilensis includes the following:
- the pepV gene encoding dipeptidase PepV, yielding MSAINWTEEVAKRKDDLISDTQQFLQIKSVWEEESAKEGAPFGEGVEKALSFMLHKGEAEGFASKNLEGYAGHLEMGQGEELVGILCHVDVVPEGDGWTTPAYSADIRDGKIFARGAIDDKGPTMAAYYAMKIVKELGLPLSKRVRMILGTDEESNWKCVDHYFKNEEMPTIGFAPDADFPIINAEKGISDIQVVQNDSEEKKGTYELVSFESGRRLNMVPDFAEAIITGEDVNALTIAYEEYLQTAKKIGEAIVEGNTVTLQIKGISAHGSTPEKGENAGLLLANFLTKVALDGKGASFASFVTETFTGDILGEKAGISYKDDISGPLTVNVGRLSYTKENGGNLGLNVRYPVTTNFEEMITNLKEYVGTHGFEVADYSNSRPHHVDKDHVLIRTLQRVYEEQTGEKAELLAIGGGTYARSLKAGVAFGPLFPGKEELAHQKDEYIEIEDLLKATAIYAQAIHELAK